The Algiphilus sp. DNA segment GCTCAAGCCGTCGCAGTTCAGCGCCGAAGCGCTGGCGCGCAAGGGCCGATGACGGCCGGCGGCGGCGCGTGCCGGCGCGCCGCCGCCCCCAATCACGCACGCACGGGACGCAGAGGGAGAGCATGAAGAGCGCATTCATCACCGGAGCCGCGATCGGGCAGGGCAATCTGATCGCCAAGAAGCTGGCGGCCAGGGGCTGGCGCGTGTTCGGCGGGGTGCTGCCCGGCGCCGAGACCGATCTCGGCTCGGTGGCCGGTGTCACGGTGGTCGAGCAGGATGTGTCCGACGACGCGTCGGTCCGTGCCAGTGCCAGTGTCGTGGAGGAGGCGCTGGACGGAGCCGGACTCGATCTCCTGATGAATGTCGCCGGTGTTGCCAACATCGCCTCGGCGGTGATCGAGGGCGCGGCGATGGACGATGTCCGGCGCCTGTTCGAGATCAACACCTTCGGACAGCTGCGCGTCTGCCAGGCGTTCCTGCCCATGATCCGCCGTGCCGCGAAGCCGGCGAAGATCCTCAACTTCGGTTCGGGGGCCGTGCTGGTGGCACCGCCGATGGCCGGGCCCTACACCATGTCCAAGCACGCCGTGCACGGCATGACGCTCACGCTGCGCAACGAGCTGGCACCGTTCGGGGTGCAGGTCACCTCGATATGGCCGGGCGCAGTCAAGACGGCGATGACGGCGAATGCCAAGGAGAGCACGCTCGGTTCCTGGAATGCGCAGCCCGAGGACGTGCAGAAAACCTACGCCGAGTATCTCAAGCGCGGCATCACCGAGATCCTGCCCGACATGATCGAGCGGAAAGGCAATACCGCCGATGCCGTGACCGACGAGATCATCGCCATCGCGGAGCGCAACAAGCTGGGTGCGTGGTACTGCGTCGGCAAGGATGCGCGCCCGCTCGGCATGCTGCACCGATTCATGCCCGGAGGTCGCTTCGAGGCGATGATCCGCGGCGTCTACAAGATTCCCACTGCCAGGGCCTGAAACAATGGCGGATAACGCGATCAGCGATGTGCGGCCGGCCTTCGATGCGCTGGCCGCGCGTGCCCCCGATCTGGTGCACGAGAGTGCTGCCACCCGTATCGAGCGGTTGCAGCGCCTCCTGAAGGAGACGCTCGCCGCGCGCGACGAGATCCACGAGGCCGTGCGCAAGGAGCTCGGCCTGTGCGATACCGACATCGACCAGCAGCTGCTGATGGTGAAGGCGGAGATCGAATACGCCTGCAAGCATCTGGCCGACTGGGTGAAGGCGCAGCGGGTCAAGGGCTCGCTCATGACGCTGGGCAAGAAGTCCTACATCCGCTACGAGCCCAAGGGCGTGGTGCTCAACCTGGCAACCTGGAACGCGCCGTACGCGATCGGCCTGGTGCCGGCGATCGGCGCGCTGGCGGCCGGCAATGCCGTGCTGCTGAAGCCGTCCGAGCTGGCGCCGCACTCGGCTGAGGTGCTGGCGCGCATCGTCTCGCGTGCGGTCGAGCCGGATGTGTTCACGGTCCTGCAGGGTGGGGCGGACATCGCCCAGGAGCTGCTCGCGCAGCCCTTCAATCACATCTTCTACATCGGTGGCCACCAGGTGGGCCGGCTGGTGATGAAGGCGGCAGCCGAGCATTTCGCCTCGGTGACACTGGAGATGGGCGGCAAGAATCCCACCATCATCGACGCCAGCGCCGACATCGAGACCAGCGCGCGCAAGATCGCATGGGGGCGCCTGAGCAATGCCGGGCAGGTGTGCATCGCGCCGGACTATGCGCTGGTGCACGAATCCGTCCATGACCGCTTCGTCGAGGCGCTGTCGCGCGCGATGGCCGACATGTACAACCCCGGTGATCGCGGGTTCAAGAGCAACCCGGAGTACCCGCGCATCATCAATGACCGTCACTTCGAGCGGGTCACAGGGCTCATCGATGATGCCGTCGACAAGGGCGCGAAGCTGGCCTGCGGCGGCGAGCGGGAGGCCGCCGAGCGCTACATGGCGCCCTGCGTCGTGACCGGCGTGACCGAGGACATGCGCATCATGCAGGAGGAGATCTTC contains these protein-coding regions:
- a CDS encoding SDR family NAD(P)-dependent oxidoreductase, producing MKSAFITGAAIGQGNLIAKKLAARGWRVFGGVLPGAETDLGSVAGVTVVEQDVSDDASVRASASVVEEALDGAGLDLLMNVAGVANIASAVIEGAAMDDVRRLFEINTFGQLRVCQAFLPMIRRAAKPAKILNFGSGAVLVAPPMAGPYTMSKHAVHGMTLTLRNELAPFGVQVTSIWPGAVKTAMTANAKESTLGSWNAQPEDVQKTYAEYLKRGITEILPDMIERKGNTADAVTDEIIAIAERNKLGAWYCVGKDARPLGMLHRFMPGGRFEAMIRGVYKIPTARA
- a CDS encoding aldehyde dehydrogenase family protein → MADNAISDVRPAFDALAARAPDLVHESAATRIERLQRLLKETLAARDEIHEAVRKELGLCDTDIDQQLLMVKAEIEYACKHLADWVKAQRVKGSLMTLGKKSYIRYEPKGVVLNLATWNAPYAIGLVPAIGALAAGNAVLLKPSELAPHSAEVLARIVSRAVEPDVFTVLQGGADIAQELLAQPFNHIFYIGGHQVGRLVMKAAAEHFASVTLEMGGKNPTIIDASADIETSARKIAWGRLSNAGQVCIAPDYALVHESVHDRFVEALSRAMADMYNPGDRGFKSNPEYPRIINDRHFERVTGLIDDAVDKGAKLACGGEREAAERYMAPCVVTGVTEDMRIMQEEIFGPAIAVVPWREREEVLATIRRRPKPLALYIFAEDREAIDWFLARTTSGSTVVNHNMIQSGTNANLPFGGVNASGIGRIGGHYTFLETSNQRSIIEEGPPVGDPDMMFPPYTEKYKKMAGSMLSRPIVVPDMVVRGINGMIKVTSVFSRSR